A region of Diospyros lotus cultivar Yz01 chromosome 3, ASM1463336v1, whole genome shotgun sequence DNA encodes the following proteins:
- the LOC127797812 gene encoding LOB domain-containing protein 1-like: protein MSTSSCTVNPFSTLITPSTSSSSSAPTTPLADPQGGGVPRPPVAAIQSPCAACKILRRRCVDKCVLAPYFPPNDPLRFTIAHRVFGASNIIKFLQELPESKRADAVSSMVYEANARIRDPVYGSAGAICHLQQQVSELQAELARAQAELANMQCQHANLLAFICSGNSPASDDQEQTYYEQPVGSGCDVAGFSFDDTSFAQAWESLWT from the exons ATGTCCACATCAAGCTGCACCGTTAATCCATTCTCGACATTAATAACTCCCTCgacatcttcttcatcttcagcTCCGACGACACCGCTGGCCGATCCGCAAGGCGGCGGCGTTCCAAGACCGCCAGTGGCGGCGATTCAAAGCCCTTGCGCGGCGTGCAAGATCCTCCGGCGGCGTTGTGTCGACAAGTGCGTTCTGGCGCCCTACTTCCCGCCTAATGATCCTCTCAGGTTCACCATTGCTCACAGAGTCTTCGGCGCGAGCAACATCATCAAGTTTTTgcag GAGCTGCCGGAGTCGAAGAGAGCCGACGCAGTGAGCAGCATGGTGTACGAAGCGAATGCGAGAATCAGAGATCCGGTGTACGGCTCCGCCGGCGCCATATGCCATCTCCAGCAGCAAGTTAGCGAGCTTCAAGCGGAGTTGGCCAGGGCACAAGCCGAACTTGCTAACATGCAATGCCAGCATGCTAATTTGCTCGCTTTTATTTGCAGCGGCAACTCTCCAGCATCGGATGATCAAGAACAAACCTACTACGAACAGCCGGTTGGCAGTGGCTGTGATGTTGCAGGCTTCTCCTTTGATGATACCAGTTTTGCCCAGGCTTGGGAATCTCTTTGGACATGA